One Halovivax ruber XH-70 genomic region harbors:
- the rqcH gene encoding ribosome rescue protein RqcH → MDPKRELSSVDLAAVVGELSDLEGAKVDKAYLYGDDLVRLKMRDFDRGRVELFIEVGETKRVHTVAQERVPDAPGRPPHFAKMLRNRLSGADFAGVSQYEFDRILEFVFEREDANTRVIVELFGEGNVAVTDGEYEVVDSLETIRLKSRTVAPGARYEFPESRVNPLTVSREAFDRQMDDSDTDVVRTLATQLNFGGLYAEELCTRAGVEKTIDIADAGESEYDRLYGAIERLAIDVRNGAFDPRLYLERDDEDETEDDSGADDEGGATADTDDEDETEAPGTPVDVTPFPLEEHQQAGLEPEAFDSFTEALDEYFYQLELAEEEPADSASQRPDFEAEIAKQQRIIEQQEGAIEEFEREAEAERERAELLYANYGFVDEILTTVRDARTEGTPWDEIEERFAAGAEQGIDAAEAVVDVDGANGRVTIELDDERIPLDADDGVEKNADRLYTEAKRIAEKKEGAQQAIENTREELADVRERKAAWEADDEGGDDIGGDDSDEDEPDIDWLARSSIPIRENEPWFDRFRWVQTSDGFLVIGGRNADQNEELVSKYLEPGDRVFHTQAHGGPVTVLKATDPSESSRPDMEFPETSIEQAAQFAVSYASVWKDGRYAGDVYSVDADQVTKTPESGEYLEKGGFAIRGDRTYHRDTPVGVAVGIQCEPWTRVIGGPPAAIADRAVTTIAVEPGQFAQGDVAKRIYRELRERFSDESFVRKIASPDQLQHFLPPGGSRIAEE, encoded by the coding sequence ATGGATCCGAAGCGGGAACTCTCGAGCGTCGACCTCGCCGCCGTCGTTGGCGAACTCTCCGACCTGGAGGGGGCGAAGGTCGACAAGGCCTACCTCTACGGCGACGACCTCGTGCGCCTCAAGATGCGGGACTTCGATCGCGGACGGGTCGAACTCTTCATCGAGGTTGGCGAGACGAAGCGCGTCCACACGGTCGCCCAGGAGCGCGTGCCGGACGCGCCGGGCCGACCGCCACACTTCGCAAAGATGCTCCGGAACCGGCTCTCGGGGGCCGACTTCGCCGGCGTCTCGCAGTACGAGTTCGATCGCATCCTCGAGTTCGTCTTCGAGCGAGAGGACGCCAACACGCGGGTCATCGTCGAACTGTTCGGCGAGGGCAACGTGGCCGTCACCGACGGCGAGTACGAAGTCGTGGACTCGCTCGAGACGATCCGACTGAAATCGCGAACCGTCGCCCCCGGCGCTCGCTACGAGTTCCCCGAGTCGCGGGTGAATCCGCTGACCGTCTCCCGCGAAGCCTTCGACCGGCAGATGGACGACTCCGATACGGACGTCGTCCGAACGCTCGCGACACAGCTCAACTTCGGCGGCCTCTACGCCGAAGAGCTCTGTACGCGCGCCGGTGTCGAAAAGACGATCGACATCGCCGACGCCGGCGAGTCCGAGTACGACCGGCTCTACGGTGCCATCGAACGGCTGGCGATCGACGTCAGGAACGGCGCCTTCGACCCGCGTCTCTATCTGGAACGCGATGACGAGGACGAAACCGAAGACGACAGCGGGGCCGACGACGAGGGTGGCGCAACAGCAGACACTGACGACGAAGACGAGACCGAGGCCCCCGGCACACCTGTCGACGTGACGCCGTTCCCGCTCGAAGAACACCAGCAGGCGGGTCTCGAACCCGAAGCGTTCGACTCCTTCACCGAGGCACTCGACGAGTACTTCTACCAACTTGAGCTCGCCGAGGAGGAGCCTGCAGATTCGGCCAGCCAGCGCCCGGACTTCGAAGCCGAGATCGCGAAACAACAGCGCATCATCGAACAACAAGAGGGTGCGATCGAGGAGTTCGAGCGCGAGGCCGAGGCCGAACGCGAGCGCGCCGAGTTGCTCTACGCGAACTACGGCTTCGTCGACGAGATTCTGACGACGGTCCGGGATGCCAGAACCGAGGGTACCCCCTGGGACGAGATCGAGGAGCGATTCGCCGCCGGTGCCGAGCAGGGGATCGACGCGGCCGAGGCGGTCGTGGACGTCGACGGCGCGAACGGCCGCGTGACGATCGAGTTGGACGACGAGCGGATCCCGCTCGACGCCGACGACGGCGTCGAGAAGAACGCCGACCGCCTCTACACCGAGGCGAAACGCATCGCCGAAAAGAAGGAAGGCGCTCAGCAGGCGATCGAGAACACCCGCGAAGAACTCGCCGACGTCCGCGAACGCAAGGCCGCCTGGGAGGCCGACGACGAGGGTGGCGACGATATCGGGGGCGACGACTCGGACGAGGACGAACCGGACATCGATTGGTTGGCTCGCTCCTCCATCCCGATCCGCGAGAACGAACCCTGGTTCGACCGCTTCCGGTGGGTCCAGACCAGCGACGGCTTCCTCGTCATCGGCGGCCGTAACGCCGACCAGAACGAAGAACTCGTGAGCAAGTATCTGGAGCCCGGCGATCGCGTCTTCCACACGCAGGCCCACGGCGGGCCGGTGACGGTCCTGAAGGCCACGGATCCGAGCGAGTCGTCGCGTCCCGACATGGAGTTCCCGGAGACGAGCATCGAACAGGCGGCCCAGTTCGCCGTCTCCTACGCCTCGGTCTGGAAGGACGGTCGCTACGCCGGCGACGTCTACTCCGTCGACGCCGATCAGGTGACCAAGACGCCAGAGAGCGGCGAATATCTGGAGAAGGGCGGCTTCGCGATTCGCGGCGACCGGACCTACCATCGGGATACACCGGTCGGCGTCGCGGTCGGCATCCAGTGTGAGCCCTGGACCCGCGTCATCGGTGGGCCCCCGGCCGCGATCGCAGACCGGGCGGTGACGACGATCGCCGTCGAACCGGGCCAATTCGCCCAGGGTGACGTGGCAAAGCGGATCTACCGCGAATTGCGCGAGCGCTTTTCGGACGAATCGTTCGTCCGCAAGATCGCCAGTCCGGACCAGCTCCAGCACTTCTTGCCGCCGGGCGGGAGTCGTATCGCAGAGGAGTGA
- a CDS encoding mRNA surveillance protein pelota yields the protein MQVRDRERLDGGRERLTVVPENVDDLWHLQYVLEPGDRVAGDTTRRIQRNDDKMRDTGGEREPMWVALAVEDIEFHRFANRLRVGGEIVACSREDQLGFQHTLNVEERDELSIEKYWKPDQERRLEEAEEATENPDVAIATVEEGRAHVHSVAQYGTEERATITGSTGKNEDAQDRTALFSELTDILRRLDVDAIILAGPGFTKQDAYKYVENEAPEVAEQITMVDTASVGDRGVHEVLKRGAVADVQQETRIETEAEAIDELTRRIAEGAKAAYGPDEVEKAAEFGAIERLLVLDDRLRKERGPDGEWAVDIDDLVRTAEQKGGEVTVFSSEFPPGQQLSNLGGIAALLRYRVQ from the coding sequence ATGCAGGTCAGAGACCGGGAGCGACTCGATGGCGGTCGGGAGCGACTGACCGTCGTCCCGGAGAACGTCGACGACCTCTGGCACCTCCAGTACGTTCTCGAACCCGGCGACCGCGTCGCCGGCGACACGACCCGGCGGATCCAGCGCAACGACGACAAGATGCGCGATACGGGCGGCGAACGCGAGCCAATGTGGGTCGCGCTGGCGGTCGAGGACATCGAGTTCCACCGCTTCGCGAACCGGCTCCGCGTCGGCGGCGAGATCGTCGCCTGCTCCCGCGAGGATCAACTGGGCTTTCAGCACACACTGAACGTCGAAGAGCGCGACGAGCTCTCGATCGAGAAGTACTGGAAACCCGATCAGGAACGGCGCCTCGAGGAGGCCGAGGAAGCGACCGAGAATCCCGACGTCGCCATCGCGACGGTCGAGGAGGGACGAGCCCACGTCCACAGCGTCGCCCAGTACGGCACCGAGGAACGCGCGACGATCACCGGTTCGACAGGGAAGAACGAAGACGCGCAGGATCGCACCGCGCTCTTTTCGGAGTTGACAGACATCCTCCGCCGGCTCGACGTGGACGCGATCATCCTCGCCGGGCCCGGCTTCACCAAGCAAGACGCCTACAAGTACGTCGAGAACGAGGCGCCCGAGGTCGCCGAACAGATCACGATGGTCGACACGGCGAGCGTGGGTGACCGTGGTGTTCACGAGGTACTCAAACGCGGCGCCGTCGCAGACGTCCAGCAGGAGACCCGGATCGAGACCGAGGCCGAGGCGATCGACGAACTGACTCGCCGGATCGCCGAGGGGGCGAAGGCCGCCTACGGACCCGACGAAGTCGAGAAAGCAGCCGAATTCGGCGCGATCGAGCGGCTCCTGGTTCTCGACGACCGCCTCCGGAAGGAACGCGGTCCCGACGGCGAGTGGGCCGTCGACATCGACGACCTCGTCCGGACGGCCGAGCAGAAAGGTGGCGAGGTGACCGTGTTCTCGAGCGAGTTCCCGCCGGGCCAACAACTCTCGAATCTCGGTGGAATTGCCGCACTGTTGCGGTATCGGGTCCAGTAA